The Desertifilum tharense IPPAS B-1220 genome includes a region encoding these proteins:
- a CDS encoding non-ribosomal peptide synthetase, translating to MKTIDRFLQELYDLDIQLWVEDSRLRCNGPEEVLTEALSAEIRDRKAEIMAVLQQTRPVSAPILPAARPENLPLSFAQQRLWFLDQLEPNSPVYNMSAAIRMQGELHVEALEQSIRAIAQRHETLRTTLTTAEGQPVQVVNPDVEMRLPLLDFSGLPPDKALEWINQTTQKPFNLQQGPLFRAELIRLQATEHILVLTLHHIIADAWSIGILVKELSRGYAAFSTGKPPALAPLPIQYADFALWQRQWLQGEVLQTQLAYWKKQLGGALPVLQLPTDRPRPRIQTFRGARQLFSIDSQQTAALKALSQQQAATLFMTLLAVFKVLLHRYSAQEDILVGSPIANRNRTEIEGLIGFFVNTLVLRTDLSGNPSFLELLQRLRQVTWEAYDRQDLPFEKLVEELQSDRDLSYSPFFQVKFMLEDASKLDLQLPGLNLEFLEPENPTAKLDLSLDFYETDSDLLGVFEYNTDLFEADTIARMVGHFQTLLTGILANPQQPLSQFPLLTPGEQQQILVEWNQTQTPYPEESFHQLFEAQVERTPDAIAVAFQNQHLTYRELNQRANQLAHYLQKQGVQPEVRVGICIERSLSMIIALLGVLKAGGAYLPLDPAYPADRLAFMLSDSQVPLLLTTESLVSQLPAHSAQLICLDTDWPTIAQEKDCNPETRITPENLAYLIYTSGSTGTPKGVLVTHAGLGNLTADKIRTCQVKPHSRVLQFFSFGFDASIPEFVMSLGCGAALHLATPAELSPGPALAKLLREQAITHITLTPSALAVLSPDNFPALEMVLVGGEAPTAELIAQWSKGRLFINAYGPTETTVNASMVPDGDTLRPAANKQLYILDRYLQPVPVGVPGELYIGGVGLARGYLNRPEKTAEAFIANPFSQQPGSRLYKTGDLAYYRRDGQIKLLGRLDNQVKIRGFRIELGEVEALMLQHPDIRDCAVVVREAQPGDKRLCAYWVAEPGRNLAKGDLRRELEAKLPKYMVPAVFIQLEALPLNPNGKVDRQALPSPDFTRPELAGTYVAPRGPVEMQLAEIFAEVLQVERVGVNDDFFELGGHSLLATQLISRLLQRFAVELAVLDLFEAPTVAGLAQRLSGKSPAKLDNLLAFLQAEAVLDPSIIPPQNRANGDNPQAIFLTGATGFVGAFLLAELLQQTRAEVYCLVRAETAEAAQRQLQATLESYQIWQEGFKTRIIPVVGDLAKPRFGLSESEFSAMGDRLQVIYHGGAWVHHAYPYTLLKPTNVLGTQEVLRFACQGQAKPVHFLSATSVFSPTQTSGVQVIRETDSLADFPAPLGGYNQSKWVAEGLMQQARDRGLPIFTYRLGRIAGDSQTGCFNVNDFLYRLIIGCVQLGSVPEGEMMLDVLPVDYASKAIVYLSQHPTENRVFHLVHPQPVSSGVLFEQLRSLGYSIQSLPYEQWRAKLLHIAQHQPEHALYPLVPLFPPQTAASNPPALQFDCQNVQAGLAHSPIRCIPLDNCLWETYFKHLIKREFLPQPSVLNSSI from the coding sequence ATGAAGACAATCGATCGGTTTTTACAAGAGTTGTACGATCTCGATATCCAGCTTTGGGTTGAAGATAGCCGCCTGCGCTGTAATGGCCCGGAGGAGGTGCTAACTGAAGCGCTAAGTGCAGAAATTCGCGATCGCAAAGCCGAAATTATGGCAGTATTGCAGCAAACTCGACCCGTCTCTGCACCCATTCTCCCCGCCGCGCGTCCGGAAAATCTACCCTTATCTTTTGCCCAGCAGCGCCTGTGGTTTCTCGACCAATTGGAACCGAATAGCCCTGTCTACAATATGTCGGCGGCGATTCGGATGCAAGGGGAATTGCATGTTGAAGCATTAGAACAGAGTATCAGAGCGATCGCGCAACGTCACGAAACCCTACGCACCACCTTGACGACAGCGGAGGGTCAACCCGTACAGGTGGTTAACCCTGATGTTGAGATGCGCTTACCGCTTTTGGATTTCTCAGGCCTTCCCCCCGATAAAGCCCTGGAATGGATTAACCAAACCACCCAAAAACCCTTTAACTTACAACAAGGCCCCCTCTTCCGGGCGGAATTGATTCGCCTGCAAGCAACCGAGCATATCCTCGTTTTAACGCTGCACCATATTATCGCCGATGCTTGGTCGATTGGGATTCTGGTCAAGGAACTCAGCAGGGGTTACGCCGCCTTTTCTACCGGGAAGCCACCCGCCCTTGCACCCCTCCCCATCCAGTACGCTGACTTTGCCCTGTGGCAGCGCCAATGGCTTCAGGGCGAGGTTTTACAGACTCAGTTAGCCTACTGGAAAAAGCAACTCGGCGGCGCGTTACCCGTTCTTCAGCTACCCACAGACCGCCCCAGGCCGCGCATTCAGACCTTCCGAGGGGCCAGACAGCTATTTTCCATCGACTCCCAACAAACGGCCGCCCTCAAAGCCCTCAGCCAGCAGCAAGCGGCAACCCTATTTATGACCCTGTTGGCCGTCTTCAAAGTCCTGTTGCATCGCTATAGCGCCCAAGAGGATATCTTAGTGGGTTCGCCCATCGCCAACCGCAACCGCACGGAAATTGAGGGTTTGATTGGCTTCTTTGTCAATACCTTAGTATTGCGAACCGACTTATCGGGAAATCCCAGCTTTTTAGAACTCCTCCAACGCTTGCGCCAGGTGACTTGGGAAGCTTACGACCGCCAAGATTTACCCTTTGAAAAGTTAGTGGAGGAATTGCAAAGCGATCGCGATCTCAGTTATAGTCCCTTCTTCCAAGTTAAGTTTATGCTGGAAGATGCCTCAAAACTTGACTTGCAACTTCCCGGCTTAAACCTAGAATTTCTAGAACCCGAAAACCCCACTGCTAAACTCGATTTAAGCTTAGATTTTTACGAAACTGATTCAGACCTCTTGGGGGTCTTCGAGTACAATACCGATCTGTTTGAAGCCGATACCATTGCCCGGATGGTGGGACATTTCCAAACCCTACTAACGGGAATTCTCGCCAACCCGCAACAGCCCCTATCCCAGTTTCCCCTACTTACCCCCGGCGAACAGCAGCAAATTCTGGTGGAATGGAATCAAACCCAAACGCCCTACCCAGAGGAAAGCTTTCACCAACTGTTTGAAGCCCAAGTCGAACGCACCCCGGATGCCATTGCGGTCGCTTTTCAAAATCAGCATCTCACCTATCGGGAATTGAATCAACGGGCGAACCAACTGGCCCATTACCTGCAAAAACAGGGCGTCCAGCCGGAAGTCCGAGTTGGGATTTGCATAGAGCGATCGCTCTCAATGATAATTGCTCTATTGGGCGTTCTCAAAGCGGGGGGTGCTTACCTTCCCCTCGACCCGGCCTATCCCGCAGACCGCCTCGCCTTCATGCTGTCGGACTCCCAAGTCCCCCTGCTGCTGACTACCGAGTCCCTAGTCTCGCAGCTTCCGGCCCACTCCGCCCAACTTATCTGTCTCGATACCGACTGGCCAACCATTGCCCAAGAAAAAGACTGCAACCCCGAAACCCGCATCACTCCAGAAAACTTAGCCTATCTTATCTATACCTCCGGTTCCACAGGCACCCCCAAAGGCGTCCTCGTCACCCATGCAGGCTTAGGCAACTTAACAGCCGATAAGATTCGCACCTGCCAAGTCAAACCCCACAGCCGGGTTTTGCAATTCTTCTCCTTTGGCTTCGATGCCTCTATCCCAGAATTTGTGATGAGTTTGGGATGCGGCGCGGCCCTCCACCTCGCCACGCCAGCGGAACTCTCGCCGGGGCCTGCCTTAGCCAAGCTGCTGCGCGAACAGGCCATTACCCATATTACCCTCACCCCCTCCGCCCTGGCGGTTCTTTCCCCCGACAACTTCCCCGCCTTGGAAATGGTACTCGTCGGCGGCGAGGCCCCCACGGCGGAACTGATTGCCCAATGGTCAAAAGGACGCCTGTTTATTAACGCCTACGGCCCCACCGAAACCACTGTCAATGCCAGTATGGTTCCCGACGGCGATACTCTGCGTCCGGCGGCGAATAAGCAATTGTATATTCTCGACCGCTATCTGCAACCCGTCCCGGTTGGCGTTCCTGGGGAGTTGTACATTGGGGGCGTTGGTTTGGCACGCGGCTATCTCAACCGCCCGGAAAAAACCGCAGAAGCCTTTATTGCCAATCCCTTCAGCCAGCAACCCGGTAGCCGCCTCTACAAGACGGGGGACTTAGCTTACTATCGCCGAGATGGGCAGATTAAACTGCTCGGTCGCTTAGACAATCAGGTGAAAATACGCGGTTTTCGGATTGAACTGGGGGAAGTTGAAGCCCTGATGCTACAACATCCCGATATCCGCGACTGTGCGGTGGTGGTACGAGAGGCACAACCGGGGGATAAGCGCCTTTGTGCCTATTGGGTGGCGGAACCGGGTCGAAATCTGGCGAAGGGCGACTTGCGCCGGGAATTGGAGGCAAAGTTACCGAAGTATATGGTTCCTGCGGTGTTTATCCAACTGGAGGCCTTGCCCCTCAATCCCAATGGTAAGGTAGACCGTCAAGCGTTACCCTCACCTGATTTTACCCGCCCGGAGTTGGCGGGAACCTATGTTGCCCCGCGCGGGCCTGTTGAAATGCAGCTAGCGGAAATATTCGCAGAGGTTCTCCAGGTGGAACGGGTGGGGGTTAATGATGACTTTTTTGAGTTGGGGGGTCATTCGTTACTGGCAACTCAGTTAATTTCCCGTCTGTTACAGCGCTTTGCGGTGGAGTTGGCGGTGTTGGATTTGTTTGAAGCGCCAACGGTGGCGGGGTTAGCCCAACGCTTGTCTGGAAAATCTCCTGCTAAGTTAGATAATCTCTTGGCGTTTCTCCAGGCGGAAGCGGTTCTCGACCCTAGTATTATCCCTCCTCAGAATAGGGCGAATGGGGATAACCCGCAGGCGATTTTCCTGACGGGGGCGACAGGGTTTGTTGGGGCGTTCTTGCTGGCTGAACTGTTGCAGCAAACGAGGGCGGAAGTTTACTGTTTGGTACGGGCTGAGACGGCGGAAGCGGCGCAACGCCAGCTACAGGCGACGCTGGAGTCTTATCAAATTTGGCAGGAAGGCTTTAAAACTCGCATTATCCCAGTGGTGGGAGATTTGGCGAAACCGCGTTTTGGGTTATCTGAATCTGAGTTTAGCGCAATGGGCGATCGCCTTCAGGTTATCTATCACGGTGGCGCGTGGGTGCATCATGCTTACCCCTACACGCTGCTGAAACCGACGAATGTGTTGGGGACTCAGGAGGTGTTGCGGTTCGCCTGTCAAGGACAAGCCAAACCCGTCCATTTCCTGTCTGCTACTAGCGTCTTCTCGCCGACTCAAACTTCTGGCGTGCAGGTGATTCGAGAAACGGATAGTTTAGCGGATTTTCCTGCCCCCCTCGGCGGTTACAACCAAAGTAAGTGGGTGGCAGAAGGCTTAATGCAGCAAGCGCGCGATCGCGGTCTTCCCATCTTTACCTATAGATTAGGGCGAATTGCGGGGGACAGTCAAACGGGCTGCTTTAATGTCAATGATTTCCTCTATCGCCTGATTATCGGGTGCGTGCAGTTGGGAAGCGTTCCCGAAGGCGAAATGATGCTGGATGTGTTGCCTGTCGATTATGCCAGCAAAGCGATTGTTTATCTCTCGCAACACCCGACGGAGAACCGCGTTTTTCACCTAGTTCATCCCCAACCTGTCTCGTCTGGGGTGCTATTTGAGCAACTGCGATCGCTTGGCTATTCTATCCAATCTCTGCCCTACGAACAATGGCGGGCAAAATTGCTGCATATTGCCCAACACCAACCAGAACATGCTTTATATCCCCTCGTTCCCCTATTTCCCCCTCAGACTGCGGCTTCCAACCCACCCGCATTGCAGTTTGATTGTCAGAACGTGCAAGCCGGGTTAGCCCATAGCCCCATTCGTTGTATTCCCCTGGACAATTGCCTCTGGGAAACCTACTTTAAGCACCTCATCAAACGGGAATTTTTACCCCAGCCTTCTGTTCTGAACTCCTCTATTTAA
- a CDS encoding class I SAM-dependent methyltransferase has protein sequence MSSINRYTDYDPWAWLYNQSEAQLAYQRFMPCLEKVLFPAIPKSAKILDLCCGTGQLSHQLTQRGYQVTGLDGSEKMLHYARENAPQVNFVLEDARNFHFETQFDAVLSTDSGLNHILSLEELQQVFQNVFNALKPNGLFLFDLGLEKRYRNIPVNDGELKEDYAWMVGETYDPLQKTGTFTITMFQPKNSSSSVQNHLQLQQIKRSIFNAVLRYLKPSILLNWVEKDWQRSDLTFSVKPYTQQEVRAALEAVGFTQVQVYKPTGKLSKSPEKRYAYFMACKSSQSEKSQSQTEAKEASVSYREPKQA, from the coding sequence ATGTCTTCAATCAATCGCTATACCGATTACGATCCTTGGGCGTGGCTTTATAACCAATCAGAAGCCCAACTCGCCTATCAACGATTTATGCCTTGTTTGGAAAAGGTGCTGTTTCCTGCTATTCCTAAATCGGCTAAAATTCTCGACCTCTGCTGCGGTACGGGACAGCTTTCTCACCAACTCACCCAACGAGGATATCAAGTCACGGGGTTAGATGGTTCGGAGAAAATGTTGCACTATGCCCGCGAGAATGCCCCGCAAGTCAACTTTGTCTTAGAAGATGCTCGTAATTTTCACTTTGAGACTCAATTTGATGCGGTGCTTTCAACGGATTCGGGATTAAATCACATTTTGAGTTTAGAAGAACTTCAGCAAGTCTTTCAGAATGTGTTTAATGCGCTGAAGCCTAACGGACTATTTCTATTTGACTTAGGCTTAGAAAAGCGATATCGTAACATTCCGGTGAATGACGGCGAACTGAAAGAAGACTATGCTTGGATGGTCGGCGAAACTTACGACCCTCTCCAGAAAACAGGGACGTTTACAATTACCATGTTCCAGCCTAAAAATTCGTCTTCTTCTGTTCAAAATCATTTGCAATTGCAGCAAATTAAGCGCTCTATTTTCAACGCTGTTCTCCGCTATCTCAAACCCTCAATTTTATTAAATTGGGTCGAGAAAGATTGGCAGCGCTCGGATCTGACTTTTTCTGTGAAACCCTATACTCAGCAGGAAGTGCGGGCTGCTCTGGAAGCTGTAGGATTTACGCAAGTCCAAGTTTATAAGCCCACCGGAAAGCTCTCAAAATCTCCAGAAAAACGCTATGCCTATTTTATGGCTTGCAAATCTTCCCAATCAGAAAAAAGCCAATCCCAAACGGAAGCAAAAGAAGCCTCAGTTTCCTATCGCGAGCCGAAACAAGCTTGA